A stretch of Desulfobacter hydrogenophilus DNA encodes these proteins:
- a CDS encoding flavodoxin family protein encodes MKSLIKNSSNLQPNIEIFGLSGSPRINGNSDILLKNIISGVNQENVTSDYLNLTKVQFQGCIGCEKCRKDQICTGLVDGMSVIYNKIISSKGLVLVSPTHNYNVTSWMKAFIDRLYCFYHFENDRPRSWSSQFSNQGRKAVIAAICEQESIDDMGFTLAAMKKPLTALGYEIIGELSVFKIFDKAKVKDDKEAMEKAYQLGRDLACAIK; translated from the coding sequence ATGAAATCATTAATAAAAAATTCATCAAATTTACAGCCAAATATTGAAATTTTCGGTCTAAGTGGAAGTCCAAGAATTAATGGTAATTCTGATATTCTGCTGAAAAATATAATATCTGGTGTTAATCAGGAAAACGTGACTTCTGATTATCTGAATTTAACAAAAGTGCAATTTCAGGGATGTATCGGGTGCGAGAAATGCCGAAAAGACCAAATATGTACAGGCTTAGTCGATGGAATGTCTGTTATCTATAACAAAATAATTTCATCTAAAGGTCTTGTTCTGGTATCCCCAACACATAATTATAATGTTACATCTTGGATGAAAGCGTTTATTGATCGCCTTTATTGTTTTTATCATTTTGAAAATGATCGTCCAAGAAGCTGGTCAAGTCAATTTTCAAATCAAGGTCGAAAAGCTGTCATTGCTGCAATATGTGAACAAGAATCCATTGACGATATGGGATTCACTTTAGCGGCTATGAAAAAACCACTTACAGCACTCGGTTATGAAATCATAGGGGAACTATCTGTCTTTAAAATTTTCGATAAAGCGAAGGTTAAGGATGATAAAGAGGCTATGGAAAAGGCATATCAATTGGGCAGAGATTTGGCCTGTGCTATAAAATGA
- a CDS encoding radical SAM protein yields the protein MHYEGTVIRPPSEADSILLQVTLGCSHNKCTFCGTYRGKRFDIKKDDVIFEDIEFAGKHCRRQNRLFLCDGDALVIPMRRLVPILERIRDRLPWVERVGVYANAKSIKMKTDEELARLRKLGLKIAYMGLESGDDKVLEAIRKGADADTMITMGKKLKKAGIKVSVTVLLGLGGRKGSLDHARETGRVLTAMDPDFVGALSLMLIPGTELHDQYEKGEFQLPGAEEMLTELGAMIAATNLTDGLFHANHASNYLPIRAHLPQDKEKTLALISQALDGKVPLKPEYMRAL from the coding sequence ATGCATTACGAAGGTACGGTTATCAGGCCTCCCAGCGAGGCAGACAGTATACTGCTCCAGGTCACATTGGGCTGCTCCCATAATAAATGTACCTTTTGCGGGACCTATCGGGGAAAACGGTTTGACATCAAAAAAGATGATGTGATTTTTGAAGACATCGAATTTGCCGGGAAGCACTGCCGTCGACAGAATCGCTTATTTCTGTGTGACGGAGACGCCTTGGTTATTCCCATGCGACGCCTGGTCCCCATCCTTGAAAGGATCCGGGATCGGTTGCCTTGGGTGGAGCGGGTGGGCGTTTATGCCAACGCCAAAAGCATCAAAATGAAAACCGATGAAGAGCTGGCCCGGCTTCGCAAGCTTGGACTCAAGATCGCCTACATGGGCCTTGAATCTGGTGATGATAAGGTGCTTGAAGCCATCCGTAAGGGTGCGGATGCAGATACAATGATCACCATGGGGAAAAAGCTTAAAAAGGCCGGTATCAAAGTCTCGGTGACGGTGCTGCTTGGGCTTGGTGGCCGCAAGGGGTCTTTGGACCATGCCCGGGAGACCGGCAGGGTGCTTACGGCCATGGACCCTGACTTTGTCGGTGCTTTAAGCCTGATGCTCATCCCCGGCACAGAACTGCATGACCAGTATGAAAAAGGCGAATTTCAGTTGCCCGGAGCAGAGGAGATGCTCACCGAACTTGGGGCCATGATTGCCGCCACCAACCTGACGGACGGCCTTTTTCATGCCAACCATGCATCCAATTATTTACCCATACGGGCACATCTGCCCCAGGACAAAGAAAAAACCCTTGCGCTTATATCCCAGGCCCTGGACGGCAAAGTTCCGTTGAAACCCGAATATATGAGAGCTTTATAA
- the tkt gene encoding transketolase: MADAENNNQDQLTVNTIRALCMDMVQKANSGHPGAPMGLAPAAYVVFKHFLKQNPANPSWVDRDRFVLSGGHASSLLYSLLYLFGYGLTLDDLKQFRQWGSKTPGHPEYGDTAGVETTTGPLGQGVANAVGMAIAERHMADRFNKDEQSLIDHYTYAICGDGDLMEGVAQEAVSLAGHLGLGRLILIYDDNEITIEGKTSISFTENIKAKFDALNWHVVEVADGNDLNAIEKAIHSAKDAVSRPSLIKISTHIAYGSPSKQDSPDAHGSPLGEEEIKVVKKFYGLPEDKDFYVPDEVLEDTRKALAYGEQYEKNWQEVFTKFKGLYPEEANLFVDAITGFLTNGWDKDIPVFKPEDGPVATRAASGTVLNAIAPKLPALMGGSADLAPSNKTYMTCAEEFQKDAWAGRNIRFGVREHAMGAIMNGMYLHGGVRPFGGTFLVFADYMRPAIRLASLMRLPIIYVFTHDSVAVGEDGPTHQPVEHVASLRAIPDLTVIRPADANETAFAWKKALGTLNSPTALILSRQKLPTLDLSNSDGDMIWGGYTVKSAGKTPDMLIIATGSEVHISVAAADILEKEHNIKASVVSLLSWELFEKASPAYKARIFPATVTKRLTVEAGISMGWEKYAGSQGKSISIERFGASAPGGTVLKEFGFSVDNIVQTALEM; this comes from the coding sequence ATGGCTGATGCCGAAAACAACAACCAAGACCAGCTCACCGTCAACACCATCCGTGCCCTTTGTATGGACATGGTCCAGAAAGCCAACTCCGGACATCCCGGAGCGCCCATGGGCCTGGCACCTGCCGCCTATGTGGTTTTCAAACACTTTTTAAAACAGAATCCGGCTAATCCGTCCTGGGTCGACCGGGACCGTTTTGTTCTGTCCGGCGGGCATGCCTCTTCTTTGTTGTATTCTCTTTTATATTTATTTGGTTACGGGCTGACCCTGGATGACTTAAAGCAGTTCAGACAATGGGGCTCCAAAACCCCGGGACATCCTGAATATGGTGATACCGCAGGTGTGGAAACCACCACCGGCCCCCTTGGACAGGGCGTGGCCAATGCCGTGGGCATGGCCATTGCCGAACGTCATATGGCGGATCGGTTCAACAAGGATGAGCAGAGTCTGATTGATCATTACACCTACGCCATCTGCGGCGACGGGGATCTCATGGAAGGGGTGGCCCAGGAGGCCGTTTCCCTGGCAGGGCATCTGGGGCTTGGCCGTTTGATCCTCATTTATGATGACAATGAAATCACCATTGAAGGTAAAACCAGCATCTCATTCACTGAAAATATCAAGGCCAAATTTGACGCTCTGAACTGGCATGTGGTTGAAGTGGCGGACGGCAACGATCTTAATGCCATTGAAAAAGCGATTCATTCAGCCAAAGATGCCGTTTCCAGGCCCTCGTTGATTAAAATTTCCACCCACATTGCCTATGGCAGTCCCAGTAAACAGGATTCACCGGATGCCCACGGTTCACCCCTGGGTGAAGAAGAGATCAAGGTGGTAAAAAAATTCTACGGCCTGCCCGAAGATAAGGATTTTTATGTGCCTGATGAAGTTCTGGAAGACACACGTAAGGCACTTGCATATGGGGAACAATATGAAAAAAACTGGCAGGAAGTGTTCACAAAATTTAAGGGCCTGTATCCCGAAGAAGCCAATCTGTTTGTGGATGCCATCACAGGATTTTTAACCAATGGATGGGACAAGGATATCCCTGTGTTCAAGCCCGAGGATGGACCTGTGGCCACACGGGCTGCCTCTGGCACGGTGCTCAATGCCATCGCGCCCAAACTGCCGGCTTTGATGGGCGGATCTGCCGACCTTGCACCTTCGAACAAAACGTACATGACCTGTGCCGAGGAATTCCAGAAAGACGCGTGGGCCGGCAGAAACATTCGCTTCGGCGTCCGGGAGCATGCCATGGGCGCCATCATGAATGGCATGTACCTGCATGGCGGGGTCCGGCCTTTTGGCGGTACATTCCTGGTCTTTGCCGACTACATGCGGCCGGCCATCCGGTTGGCCTCCCTGATGCGTCTGCCCATCATCTATGTGTTTACCCATGACTCCGTGGCTGTGGGCGAAGACGGTCCCACCCACCAGCCCGTGGAGCATGTGGCATCGCTGCGGGCGATTCCCGATCTTACCGTGATCCGTCCGGCAGATGCCAATGAAACGGCTTTTGCCTGGAAAAAGGCTCTGGGTACCCTGAACAGCCCCACGGCTCTGATTCTTTCCCGGCAGAAACTGCCCACCCTGGATCTGTCCAACTCAGACGGAGACATGATATGGGGCGGATACACCGTAAAAAGTGCGGGTAAGACCCCTGATATGCTTATCATTGCCACGGGTTCGGAGGTTCACATCAGCGTGGCCGCCGCAGACATTTTGGAAAAAGAGCACAACATCAAGGCGTCCGTGGTCTCTCTGCTCTCCTGGGAACTGTTTGAAAAAGCCTCTCCGGCATATAAAGCAAGAATTTTTCCTGCCACTGTCACCAAACGGCTGACCGTTGAAGCAGGTATTTCCATGGGTTGGGAAAAATATGCTGGCAGCCAGGGCAAAAGCATCAGCATTGAGCGGTTCGGCGCATCAGCACCCGGTGGAACGGTACTCAAAGAGTTTGGTTTTTCCGTGGACAACATCGTACAAACCGCCCTGGAAATGTAA
- a CDS encoding secondary thiamine-phosphate synthase enzyme YjbQ: MQFSIKTGARTQMIDITDQVRDIVRQSGISNGLVHVFSMHTTGAVTINENADPAVPVDILSCINKVVPFDDNFTHMEGNSAAHIKVSLFGPSESVALENGNLVLGTWQSLFFCEFDGPRTRKINVTILGT, from the coding sequence ATGCAGTTTTCAATTAAAACCGGGGCCAGGACCCAGATGATCGATATTACCGACCAGGTCCGGGACATCGTCAGGCAGTCCGGCATCAGCAACGGACTTGTGCATGTGTTTTCCATGCACACCACAGGGGCTGTGACCATTAATGAAAATGCGGACCCGGCAGTGCCTGTGGATATTTTATCCTGCATCAATAAAGTGGTCCCCTTTGATGACAACTTTACACATATGGAAGGCAATTCAGCGGCCCACATAAAGGTCAGCTTGTTCGGGCCGTCTGAAAGTGTTGCCCTTGAAAATGGAAATCTGGTTCTGGGAACCTGGCAAAGTCTTTTTTTCTGCGAGTTTGACGGGCCCAGAACCCGAAAAATTAATGTGACAATTCTTGGCACATAA
- a CDS encoding GNAT family N-acetyltransferase, which produces MGGVVISKETNEIAWLAVSQRYRRKSYGRKLIKFAIGNLNLRENIFVQTFDKSVSEEKSARHLYWNFGFTDIQDGGLNPAGVPTVIMQLKETKPI; this is translated from the coding sequence ATAGGTGGTGTTGTAATTTCTAAAGAAACAAATGAAATAGCATGGCTGGCAGTATCACAACGATATCGTAGAAAAAGTTATGGTCGAAAATTGATCAAATTCGCTATTGGCAACTTGAATCTCCGGGAAAACATATTTGTTCAGACCTTTGATAAATCTGTATCTGAAGAAAAATCTGCAAGACATTTATATTGGAACTTTGGTTTTACTGACATCCAAGATGGTGGTCTAAATCCCGCAGGGGTGCCGACCGTAATAATGCAATTAAAAGAGACAAAGCCTATATGA
- a CDS encoding Crp/Fnr family transcriptional regulator encodes MMKFLEENLLAHLQRPEFAELYAALKKRSYPKGAFICQPENDENQIFIVAEGRARVYLGYEDKEFNIGILSKGDIYSAHTRAFVQSLDKIDILTADVETFRQKMLDDPEVAKAMIGILGSMLKNSFTIIENLIFKDVNSRLVGLLVNEAQKHGIPSAEGGMIIKIDLSVEQIAFLVGSTRQTVSTFLNQLSRQAVIKKLGRGKFYISDLAALEALKST; translated from the coding sequence ATGATGAAATTCTTGGAAGAAAATCTTCTGGCCCACCTCCAGCGCCCGGAATTTGCAGAGTTGTATGCTGCTTTAAAAAAACGCAGCTACCCCAAGGGAGCTTTTATTTGCCAGCCCGAAAATGATGAAAATCAGATTTTTATCGTGGCTGAGGGCCGGGCCAGAGTATATCTTGGGTACGAAGATAAAGAATTTAATATCGGCATTCTGTCCAAAGGCGATATCTACTCTGCGCACACACGTGCTTTTGTGCAGTCGCTGGATAAGATTGACATTCTGACCGCAGATGTTGAAACATTCAGACAGAAGATGCTGGATGATCCGGAAGTGGCAAAAGCTATGATTGGCATACTGGGCAGTATGCTGAAAAATTCATTTACTATTATTGAAAACCTGATCTTCAAAGATGTCAACAGTCGCCTGGTTGGACTTTTGGTGAACGAGGCCCAAAAGCACGGTATCCCTTCTGCAGAAGGGGGTATGATCATTAAAATTGACCTTTCAGTTGAACAGATTGCTTTTCTGGTGGGGTCTACACGCCAGACGGTCTCTACTTTTTTAAATCAACTTTCCCGACAGGCAGTGATCAAAAAATTGGGACGGGGTAAGTTTTATATTTCAGATCTTGCCGCCCTGGAAGCCTTAAAATCCACCTAA
- a CDS encoding CPBP family intramembrane glutamic endopeptidase: MNPKQATLDSFSIVETEKEINIHGQVAYKFSDPYRSLFLLLFLCHAPVVLIWLKIIPFEYRFFAVFCSLAALTCFYFYRQYSLAELGFRIDNLKSSLVWNLFFCVVGGIGLVLMHRAGFLRPKSQNYFPHVYLFYFFFLGPVQELIFRAILFSEIKRIPGLGNRFFLFISTFSFCLLHIIYNHPPLLVIALISGLAWGIIFIKKPNIWGIALSHSLLGTLAMVLHLI, encoded by the coding sequence ATGAACCCAAAACAGGCGACATTGGATTCTTTCTCTATTGTGGAGACAGAAAAAGAAATCAATATTCATGGCCAGGTTGCATATAAATTTAGTGACCCTTACCGGTCACTTTTTTTGCTGCTTTTTCTTTGTCATGCTCCGGTTGTTCTTATTTGGCTGAAAATTATTCCCTTTGAATACCGATTTTTCGCTGTCTTCTGCTCGCTGGCCGCACTTACCTGTTTTTATTTCTATCGGCAGTACAGCCTTGCTGAGTTGGGTTTTCGAATCGATAATCTGAAAAGTTCCCTGGTCTGGAATTTGTTTTTCTGTGTTGTTGGAGGCATCGGGCTGGTCTTAATGCACAGGGCTGGTTTTTTGAGGCCAAAATCTCAGAATTATTTTCCCCATGTATATCTGTTTTATTTTTTTTTCCTGGGGCCTGTCCAGGAGCTAATCTTCAGGGCCATTTTATTTTCGGAAATCAAGCGGATTCCGGGCTTGGGAAACCGCTTTTTTTTATTCATATCCACCTTTTCTTTCTGCCTTCTTCATATCATTTACAATCATCCGCCCCTGCTCGTTATTGCTCTGATCAGCGGGTTGGCCTGGGGAATCATATTCATCAAAAAACCTAATATCTGGGGGATCGCGCTTTCTCACTCCCTTCTGGGAACCCTGGCCATGGTTCTGCACCTGATCTAA
- a CDS encoding transposase: MHEAIRGEKIIVVDQTETFTKTEDENEKAKTLNLITAIEVEPASVSDAKAFIPIMESIQERNLCPKEIQADSLYGSDENHQAAQSEGIDLVAPTMGTTSKDKFSLSDFNLVDDGHIIECPEGHAPTHKTRKGDQKAERFIQAVHLDTCMNCPSLQNCPVKPGKKYAYYRYSAKSARIAQRRQHEQTDEFKSQYRWRAGVEATMSELDRRTGLKRLRYRGMKSVRFAATMKAVGINIFRATVARKVISYA; this comes from the coding sequence ATTCATGAGGCAATACGAGGGGAAAAAATAATTGTCGTTGATCAGACAGAAACCTTTACCAAAACAGAGGATGAAAATGAAAAGGCAAAGACCTTAAATTTAATCACCGCTATAGAGGTAGAGCCTGCCTCAGTGAGTGATGCCAAGGCCTTTATTCCAATCATGGAATCCATCCAAGAACGAAATCTTTGCCCAAAAGAGATCCAGGCAGATTCACTCTATGGGAGCGATGAAAATCACCAAGCTGCACAATCTGAAGGGATTGATCTTGTTGCTCCTACCATGGGAACTACATCAAAAGATAAATTCAGTCTTTCCGACTTTAATCTTGTTGATGATGGTCACATCATTGAGTGCCCCGAGGGTCACGCACCTACCCATAAGACAAGGAAGGGTGATCAGAAGGCAGAGCGGTTCATTCAAGCGGTTCATCTTGATACCTGTATGAATTGTCCGTCTCTGCAAAATTGTCCGGTCAAGCCCGGTAAAAAATATGCTTACTATCGATACTCAGCAAAGTCGGCAAGGATCGCCCAAAGAAGGCAGCATGAACAGACAGACGAATTTAAATCTCAATATCGATGGCGTGCCGGAGTGGAAGCTACTATGTCGGAACTTGATCGGCGTACCGGTTTAAAAAGATTAAGATACCGAGGAATGAAATCCGTTCGTTTCGCTGCTACTATGAAAGCGGTCGGAATCAACATCTTTAGGGCAACTGTTGCCCGAAAGGTAATCAGTTATGCATAA
- a CDS encoding IS701 family transposase, with product MFILRDLLLPLQAVFSNTVQGQKRKVWFVYTLLAVLVPFTSSITSNLLRALQTLFGLKLKSQRFYAFMASPTLPWKGLWHTMWGMIPSPAVKERILLVLDDSINPKSGKKIFGCAYFHNHASKSNQSSYPWSQCILAVGLLKKIKSRWACLPLDFRFYMMKKDIEAESATATRKGEVLHFEDKMAQAATMITDIRNYYKQPVLIVTDSWFGNNGLWSRLDRRNEGSFHLLSRMRTNIILYDFAPVATGTPKAGRPRKYGLRLGSVDDCAGRLKENSQSYRVFLYGKKREVLAYSQTVMLKTMKCRVRVVWVYRKTRYVALMTTDMRLSVEQIIEYYGARWKIESGFKEIKQEIGSSKSQVRNSEAVLNHLNFCMMSTTLTWIYADRLENAPDRRYKIRGRAGFAFSDVRRIIAEAALSSDFYSVCPVPAQTPQKSFVKILLRMVA from the coding sequence ATGTTTATATTACGTGATTTGCTATTACCTCTGCAAGCTGTATTTTCTAATACTGTTCAGGGACAGAAACGGAAGGTCTGGTTTGTATACACGCTATTGGCTGTGTTGGTTCCATTTACATCATCAATCACCTCTAACCTGTTACGTGCCCTGCAAACTCTATTTGGTTTAAAGCTGAAAAGTCAGCGCTTTTATGCCTTCATGGCAAGCCCAACATTACCATGGAAAGGACTATGGCATACGATGTGGGGAATGATTCCGTCACCAGCTGTAAAAGAACGAATTCTGCTAGTACTGGATGATTCCATAAACCCAAAGAGTGGAAAAAAAATTTTTGGTTGCGCATATTTTCACAACCATGCCTCAAAGTCTAACCAAAGTTCGTATCCATGGTCACAGTGTATTCTGGCAGTAGGATTATTGAAAAAAATAAAATCCAGATGGGCCTGCCTGCCTCTTGATTTTCGATTTTATATGATGAAAAAGGACATTGAGGCAGAATCTGCGACTGCCACACGGAAAGGAGAGGTTCTTCATTTTGAAGACAAAATGGCACAGGCGGCCACAATGATAACGGATATTCGAAATTACTATAAGCAACCGGTGTTGATTGTGACAGATAGCTGGTTTGGCAACAATGGCCTCTGGTCCAGGTTGGATCGTAGAAATGAAGGCTCTTTCCACCTGCTTTCTCGTATGCGAACAAATATTATTCTGTATGATTTTGCACCTGTCGCTACAGGAACACCTAAGGCTGGCCGTCCACGAAAGTATGGCCTACGTTTGGGTTCTGTGGATGATTGTGCAGGGAGGTTGAAGGAGAACTCCCAGAGTTATAGGGTTTTTCTCTACGGCAAAAAAAGGGAAGTGCTGGCGTATTCACAAACCGTTATGCTGAAGACGATGAAGTGTAGGGTGCGGGTTGTCTGGGTTTATCGAAAAACACGGTACGTTGCCCTCATGACCACAGATATGAGGCTTTCGGTTGAGCAAATTATAGAATATTATGGCGCGCGCTGGAAAATTGAATCAGGATTTAAAGAAATTAAGCAGGAGATTGGCAGTTCAAAATCACAAGTTCGGAATTCGGAAGCCGTACTGAATCACCTTAACTTCTGCATGATGTCCACAACGCTGACATGGATCTATGCTGACCGGTTGGAAAATGCACCCGATCGAAGATATAAAATTCGGGGACGAGCCGGATTTGCATTTTCTGATGTGCGGCGGATAATTGCGGAGGCGGCATTGAGTTCTGATTTTTATAGTGTTTGCCCTGTGCCAGCGCAAACCCCACAAAAATCTTTCGTCAAAATCCTGCTACGCATGGTTGCATAG
- a CDS encoding integrase catalytic domain-containing protein: protein MSFQAKRELLANVAPRYREENKKHKSVILNEFILATGYSRKYAIRLLSLKELPVVRRIKKPRPRIYNSDVQEALKIAWAASNYIASKRLAPFLKDLVPTLERYGHLELNDETRSQLISISPATIDRILKPIRNNGLNMSTTKPGKLLKHQIPIRTFTDWEEDEPGFFEADLVAHCGWSMEGEFLYTLVLTDIATGWVECIALPYRSGSAVIHALDKAQELIPFPILGIDTDNGTEFINTELIRYCEKEKITFTRGRAYKKNDQCYVEQKNGIVVRQIVGYDRFEGHHAYMQLSELYRAVRLYVNFFQPSMKLKKKWRDNSKIKKTYDAAQTPFQRLKQAVQIQKETNEKLELVNYSLDPVLLLKQIQFLQDALWKHVTLAKQPSSGKNEDRQPLYGFKLPLTTEEPTEKNNDNLILEPGIIKRRQYRKTEKPRAKHWWRTRKDPFEDAWDEVCSWLENDPEKTAKSMLSKLQEKYPGQYTKGQLRTLQRRVKAWREKAIITYDDNLLKRNPLAEDTRIGDLKAITVDTQKMEKGKLTV from the coding sequence ATGAGTTTTCAAGCAAAAAGAGAATTGTTGGCAAATGTTGCTCCCCGATATAGGGAAGAAAATAAGAAGCACAAATCAGTTATTTTGAACGAATTCATTTTAGCAACTGGATACTCGCGTAAATATGCAATCCGGTTACTGTCTTTAAAAGAGTTACCGGTTGTGAGAAGAATTAAAAAGCCACGGCCAAGAATTTATAACAGTGACGTTCAAGAAGCATTGAAAATTGCCTGGGCGGCTTCAAACTATATCGCCTCAAAAAGGCTTGCCCCGTTTTTGAAGGATCTGGTGCCGACTTTGGAACGTTACGGACACCTTGAACTTAACGACGAAACCCGTTCTCAACTTATTTCAATAAGCCCCGCAACGATTGACCGAATTTTAAAACCAATAAGAAACAATGGCCTGAATATGAGTACAACCAAACCCGGAAAACTTCTTAAACATCAGATTCCGATAAGAACATTTACTGATTGGGAGGAAGATGAGCCTGGTTTTTTTGAGGCTGACCTGGTAGCACATTGTGGCTGGAGCATGGAAGGAGAATTTCTTTATACATTGGTTTTGACAGATATCGCCACAGGTTGGGTCGAGTGTATTGCTCTACCATACCGCAGTGGTTCTGCTGTTATTCATGCTTTGGATAAAGCCCAGGAATTGATACCTTTTCCAATATTAGGGATTGATACTGATAACGGAACTGAGTTCATCAATACTGAATTGATCCGTTATTGCGAAAAAGAAAAGATAACTTTTACCAGGGGAAGAGCATATAAGAAAAACGATCAGTGTTATGTTGAGCAGAAAAACGGAATAGTTGTAAGGCAGATAGTCGGGTACGATCGTTTTGAAGGTCACCATGCTTATATGCAACTCTCTGAGTTATATCGGGCAGTACGCCTTTATGTGAATTTCTTCCAACCTTCAATGAAGCTGAAAAAAAAATGGCGAGATAACAGCAAAATAAAGAAAACATATGATGCTGCACAAACCCCATTTCAAAGGTTGAAACAAGCCGTCCAGATCCAAAAGGAAACAAATGAAAAGCTGGAATTGGTAAACTATTCTTTGGATCCGGTTCTTCTGTTAAAGCAAATTCAGTTTTTACAGGATGCGCTGTGGAAACATGTAACTTTGGCGAAACAACCTTCCTCCGGTAAAAATGAAGATAGGCAGCCTCTATACGGTTTTAAATTACCATTAACTACGGAAGAGCCTACTGAAAAAAACAATGACAATTTGATTTTAGAACCTGGCATTATAAAAAGGAGGCAGTATAGGAAAACGGAAAAACCGCGTGCCAAGCACTGGTGGCGAACCAGGAAGGATCCTTTTGAAGATGCTTGGGATGAGGTCTGTTCATGGTTGGAGAATGATCCTGAAAAGACCGCCAAATCAATGCTTTCAAAACTTCAGGAAAAATATCCAGGACAATACACAAAGGGGCAGCTGAGGACTTTACAGCGGCGGGTCAAAGCCTGGAGGGAAAAAGCCATTATTACATATGATGATAATCTTTTAAAACGTAATCCTTTGGCTGAAGATACCAGAATCGGGGACCTCAAAGCTATAACAGTGGATACCCAAAAAATGGAAAAGGGAAAGCTTACTGTATAA
- a CDS encoding transposase: MHLFDPWDFLSSKHRKMLDDSWAGLFQQEILRSLPVDLVKPFFSKTMGRPTKELYTMLGILLLQQTHNLTNEEAVAQLSYNIQWHYALN, translated from the coding sequence ATGCATCTTTTCGATCCTTGGGACTTTTTAAGCTCCAAACACAGAAAAATGTTGGATGATTCTTGGGCAGGCCTTTTTCAGCAAGAAATTCTTCGTTCTCTTCCTGTTGACCTGGTTAAACCATTCTTCTCAAAAACAATGGGACGACCGACAAAAGAACTATACACCATGCTCGGGATTTTGTTGCTTCAGCAAACCCATAACTTGACGAATGAAGAGGCTGTCGCCCAATTGTCATATAATATTCAATGGCACTATGCCTTGAATTAA